In Bacillus thuringiensis, the DNA window AGGTACATCTACTAAAAATTATACTGCATTTTTGTCAACTGACGAATTGAGTGCGGGTGTATGGTCCAGTTCAGAAGTGGATGGCTATAAAAACTTAGTTGCAAATCGATATGTAAATAAAAATGGTGCTAAGGCAATGGGGATAGGTTCTAGTGCACTCTATTACCAAAGAGATTTTATGTCAGAACCACAAAAAAATAAACCAACTATTAAAATAGCTATTGCTAAAGATTTGAATAATGATAATAAGACAGATTGGCAAGATGCGGCGATTGCATACCGTGATATTATGCAAGATATTAAAGGATATCAAGATGTAAACAATAATGTTGGAATGCGTATTGCAATGAATTTCGGATCACAAGCACAACAACCATTCTTAAAAACCGCAGATAATGTTAAAAAGGTTGCTCTTGCTACAGATGAATTGGGGCAAGCTGTAATATTAAAAGGATATGCAAACGAAGGACATGACAGCGGTCATCCAGATTATGGTGATGTGGGTGAACGTATGGGCGGCGTTAAAGATTTAAATACGCTTATTAAAGAGGGGCGTAAGTATAATACCCAATTTGGTGTCCATATAAATGCGCAAGAAACTTATCCTGAAGCGAAAGCTTTCAATAATGATTTTATTGATCGTCCAAGTTCTTTAGGATGGGGATGGTTAGATCAATCTTATACAATTAATAAATTAAAAGATTTGTATTCTGGAGCGCGTGCGAAAAGACTAGACGAATTGAAAACTGCTGTTCCTGATCTTGACTTTATTTATTTGGATGTATGGTATCAAAATCAATGGGAATCAAATAGAATAGCAGATCAATTTAAAGATAGGGGCTGGAGACTAACAACGGAATTTGGTGGTTCTATGGCCAATTATTCAACGTGGCAACACTGGGCTACCGATAAAAACTACGGTGGACCGGAAAGCAAAGGTATCAACTCAGAAGTACTACGCTTTATTAGCAATCACCAAAGAGATTCTTGGGTATTGAATTGGCCTGAAGTAGGAGGAACTGCTGATCATCCATTGCTTGGTGGATTTGAATTAGCTGGTTTCGAAGGGTGGCAATCTGATAAGAATTTTGATAATTTTATTCGCATGACATTTGATACAAATCTACCTACTAAATTCTTACAAAAATATTATGTAACGAATTGGACAGCTGTAGAAGGGGATAAAAGTAAGACAAACTTAGAAAAGGAAATAAAATTGAAAGACCCAAGTAATAGTGATGTTGTCGATGTAACTAGAAAAGACAATTCTAGGGAGCGTGTTATTACACTAAATGGAAATGTTATACTTGATGGCCACACTTATTTAATTCCTTGGGTGAAACAAGACTTTAAAAATCCAACTTCTGATTCTGAAAAACTATATCACTGGAATTTGGAAGGTGGTACAACTACTTGGACACTTCCAGATGAATATAAGAATGTATCTAGTGTCTATGTATATAAACTGACAGATCTCGGTAGAGCAGATATGAAAGAAGTCAAGGTCGTAAATAATAAGGTAACTTTGACAGCTAGTGCGGCAACTCCTTATGTTGTTGTACCAAAAAGAGATAAAGGTTTGGAAATCCTTGACTATGATTGGAGCAAGGGTGCTCATATATATGACACGGGATTCAATACAGGAAAAGTAAGTGCATATACAACTATTCAAGGTGATAACAAAGCTGTAAGCGCCGTTAGAACGAATCAAACTGGAAGCAACCGTAATGTAAGTAGTGGAGATTACTACTTGAATATTGATAGTCCGTCAAAAGATACAACTGTTTCCCGTGTCCTTACTGGTTTGGAACCAGGTAAAGAATATGTAGCAGAGGTATATGTTGAAAACAATAGTGATGTAAAGGCCGGAATTACAGTAACAGGTGGGAAAGAAGACGTTAACAATTACACACTTCGCAGCCTGCAAAAGAACTATGTCAAGGCAGATTCACATGCCTCAAATGATGGATATAATAGCAAAATGCAAATCATGCAAGTAAGCTTTACAGCTGTAACTAATAAAGCTAAATTAACTCTCAGCCGTGATGCTGGAAAAGGAAACACAAGATTTGATGATATTCGGATCGTTCAAAAGTCCTTAAAAAATTATGCCTCACCGACGGAATTTAAACAAGATTTTGAATCGGTAGTACAAGGTATTTACCCATTCGTTATTGGTAACACAGAAGGGGTAGAAGACAACAGAATTCATCTGTCTGAGCTGCATGCTCCATATACGCAAAAAGGCTGGGCAGGTAAAAAATTAGTCGACGATGTATTAGGTGGGAATTGGTCCGTTAAAGTGAACACTGGAAATAAAGGTTTGCTGTACCGTACTATTCCTCAAAATTATCGTTTCGAACCTGGCATAACTTATAAAGTATCATTTGACTATCAAACAACAGCAACTGCATTCCGCTTTATTTCAGGGGATCAAGAAATTGATGTTCGAGACATTGCGAGTGCAAAGGGATTGAGTGTGAATAACACTCTTACTGCATCTACTGATACAAAAACAGCAGAGTTTACTGTGACAGGTTCTGAGAACGGTCAAACTTATGTCGGAATTTTCAGTGATGGAACGAATTTAAACGGGGATACCGGAGCAGGTACGTTTATTTTAGATAATTTACGTATTGAAAGGCTAGCAGCAGGGGGACAGACACAGAGATAAAGAGCAGGGTTTAAGTTAAAGGTAGTTTTATAGCTAGTGTAATATCGTAAATGAAAGGCCTATCTCGGTGGAGATAGGCCTCATTGTGTTCATTGAATCGTCTGAAATCGTTCTTCCAGAAATGTTACTTTTTATGTGTTTAGTGAGATGTTAAAAATGAAAAGCAAGATGTCTAAAAAATATGACAAGATGTTGATTGTAGAAGTGTTTTTACGTACGTATAATGTAACAAAATAGCTTCTTCGGAGAAAACAAAATGTATATTAGAATGGTGGTTATCCCATACGCCTATTCATAAAATTATAAAAGGTACATAGAATTTGCATCGTAACAATACAAACCGCTATAAGGTTAGAGGAGGTATATACTGATGATATATCAAGCTATCCAGCAGTTAATCGATCGTGCTATTGAAGTTCAATTGATTGAAAAAGAAGATGAAATATATACAAGGAATCAAATCCTTTCCTTACTTCGTTTAGATGACTTTGTAGTGGAAGCGTCAGCGCCCGTAAAGAAAGCAATTTCGGAGTTATTGGAAGAGTTAATTGAATATGCTTGTATGCATAAAGTCATTGAGGCAGTAATGGACGAGAAGGAGATTTTAGCAAGTGCAATTATGGATGTTTTTATGTCTAAACCGTCCGTTATCAATTCTCAGTTTTATGAAAAATACGAACAAAATCCGAAGGCTGCGACAAATTACTTCTATGAGTTAAGTAAAAACAGTAACTATATCCAAATGAAGCAAATTGCCAAAAATATAAATTATAAAGTAAATATGGAATATGGACCTATTGATATTACAATTAATTTATCAAAACCGGAAAAAGACCCGAAACAAATTGCTAGAGAGAGAGTATTGGAAAGTACAAATTATCCAAAATGTTTACTATGTATTGAGAATGAAGGATATAGAGGCAGAAGTGGACATCCAGCACGTTCGAATCATCGTATGATCCGTATGAATCTTACAGATGAAAGCTGGTTTCTACAGTATTCTCCGTATATATATTTCAATGAACACTGTATTGTATTGTCTTCCGAACACCGGGATATGAAAATTGACCGTCAAACATTTTTACGTTTGTTAAAATTTGTAGAAAAATTCCCGCATTATTTCCTTGGTTCCAATGCAGATTTGCCAATTGTAGGAGGATCTATTCTTACACATGACCATTATCAAGGTGGAAACTATGAATTTGCTATGGCTAATGCATCAAACGACCTAATTTTTGAACTCACTAACTTTCCAAAAATGCAATGTTCTATTATTAAATGGCCTATGTCAGTTATTCGCTTAAGAAGTAACGACATAGAACAAATAGTAAATGCAGGGGAGTACATATTAGAGAGTTGGAAGGGATATAGTGATCCTTCTGTTCATATATTTGCATTTACGAATGATGTTCTGCATAATACGATTACGCCGATTGCTCGCTATCGGAATAATATGTACGAATTGGACCTTGTTTTGCGGAACAATCGTACAAGTGACGAACATCCACTAGGTATTTTCCACCCCCATGCGGAAATACAGCATATTAAAAAGGAAAATATCGGTCTGATTGAAGTAATGGGGTTAGCTGTACTTCCTGCTCGATTAAAAATAGAGCTTCAGGAAGTAGAGAAATTCTTACTTCACATTCCAAGTGATATTCCAACGCCTCATATACGATGGGCAGAACAATTAAAAATCAAATATGACAATCGGATACATGAACAAAATGTACAGGAGATTATAAGAGAAGAAGTGGGAAGAAAATTTATACAGGCGCTTGAAGATGCTGGTGTTTTTAAACGAGATGAAGAAGGGATATCGGCATTTAAACGTTTTATTCAGACCTTAAATTAGGAATGGACTTAGTAGTTATAGTAATTACAAAATGACCTAATTAAATGATAAGGGAGGTAATAATATGGGGAAGTGCGAGCATAAGCAACTACAGGAATTGAAACAGGTAGGTGGTCCTATATTAATGGTGTGTATAAAATGTAATCAAATCCTTAAAGTGTCCAAAGGGGCCAGTACAAAAATAAAGTAAAAAAGAATGAAACGCATGTATTCCTAGTGTGTGATGAACAAAATCCCAACTGATTGAAGTTTCACTTTATGAAAAGAAAAGAATAGAAAGATCTAAAAAAAACATCTCATATCATATGGGATGTTTTTTAGTATGGTTCTGTCGCATGTATTACGACGTCTAATAAACCGGGGAATCTAGTATGTAAGTCATCTTCACGAATTGAAATGAAACGCTGTGTTCCTTCAAGGCGTGTATACATAACACCGGATTCACGTAAAACTTTGAAATGGTGAGATAAAGTTGATTTCGCAATTGGAATGTTTAACGCACCACAAGATTGTTCATGTTTCTCTAGTAGCATAGTTACAATTTGTAAACGAATTTGATCGCTAAGTGCATATAAGACTGAAGAGAATTGAATTTCTTCTCGATTCGGATGGTATAGTGTTCGCATTATTTCACCTACTTGTATAAGTTGTTCTAGTTGCACTATAGCATATAAAGTGATATATTTCTATTGTTCGATTATATTCGAACAATAGAAATATAGGGGGAGAAAAAATGAAGTATACAAAATTGCAAAAGGCAGGACTAAATATTTCAAAGTTAGGGTTAGGAACAAACGCTGTAGGGGGACATAATTTATATGCTGATGTGAATGAGGAAGAAGGAAAACGATTAATAGAAGAAGCTATCCAGCAAGGGATTACATTTTTTGATACAGCAGATTCATACGGTTTCGGTAGATCAGAGGAATTAGTAGGAGAAGTATTGAAAGGAAAACGCCACGAAGTTGTACTTGCTACAAAAGGTGGAATACAGCCGTTATTAAATGGAGAGGTTTATATTAATAATGAGCCAAGCTATTTAAGAAATGCTGTGGAAAATAGCTTAAGAAGATTACAAACTGATTATATTGATTTATATTATTTACATTTTACAAATCCAGAAACAAGTTACATAGATTCAATTGGTGAGCTTAATCGCCTAAAAGAAGAAGGTAAAATTCGTGCAATTGGAATATCTAATGTTAATGTAGAGCAATTAAAAGAAGCGAATCAGCACGGACATATAGATGTTGTACAATCACCGTATAATATGTTGGATCGTGCTGCTGGGGAAGAACTTTTGCCATATTGTATAGAATCAGGTATTTCATTTATTCCGTACGGGCCTCTTGCTTTTGGGATACTAGGCGGAAAATATACAGAAGATTTCAAATTGAGTGAAGGAGATTGGCGTCAAAGTGTAAATCTATTTGAAGAAAATACATATAAGAGTAACTTTAAGAAAGTTGAGAAGTTAAAAGGCTTAGCTAAAGAAAAGAATCTCGAAGTATCGAAGTTAGCTTTAGCGTGGTTATTAAACAAAAAAGGAATTGATACTGTTATTCCTGGCGGGAAGCGAGCGGAGCAAATAAGAGAAAGTGTAAGAGCAGTGGATGTTTCATTGAATGAAAAGGTAATGAAAGAGATTGGATCTATATTAGAAGATTAGTTGAAAAGAGGGACAGTGCCCTCTTTTTATATAAAAGGAGAAGAAATACATGAAAGAGCTTTGGAGTGTAGAGGTTAAAGAAAGTAGACAAATAGTAGGAATATATTGTAACAAAATTATGAGGAATCCAAAAATAAAAAATCCCTATAAAGATAGGGATTTATATATCGGCATATAGTTCCTTGGAAAAGGATATACTTAGTTTAGCATATAGGGTTACTTTTATTTGTGAAATAGATGTGAAAGTAATGTGAAAAATACTGTAAGAAAGACACTATTTAAATAGAGGATAATGTAGATAAGAGTATGGGTTTCACATGAATATTATATTTCTACTTACTTGTTAAAAATTACATATTTTTACTTTGTTAGGAGTAAAAGGGAGAGGTTTAAATGCAATGGTATTTGAAAGCTCTAAAGAATTATGGGAATTTTAGTGGTAGAGCTACGCGAAAAGAGTACTGGATTTTTAGTTTATCCAATATCGTAATTTTTTGGCTATTGTTATTCTTATCATCATTTTCAGAGATGTTAGTTGCTATTTATGTTAGTAATGATTATACCAAGTTTTTCGGTTGGTGCACGATGATTACATGATATTGGGAAAACAGGATGGTGGCAACTATTAAATTTTGTCCCGTTTGGTAGCGTTGTTTTACTTGTATTTTTTATCATTGAAAGTGAAGAAAATGATAATCAATACGGACCAAATCCGCATTCAGATTTAAAAGAAGCGATTTAATAAATTTATTTAGTTTATCTATTATTAGGTTGATCTCTAGTCCTATATGACTTTTGAAACTGTAAAAATGGAGAGGATAAAGGCGGAGGGAATATAGCATGGCAAGAAGAAAAATTTCTAAATAAAAAGCACTGATTTAGCTAATGAACTAAAACAGTGCTTTTCTCTTTGATTGAACTGTTGCCGCATTTTCATCATGTATGCCTGCATCTTTAATAATTCGTTGTTTTGCTTTATTTAATAGATGGTCTACTGCTTCACCAAAATAGTTAGCTTCGCTTTTTGTGCGGGCTTCTCGTAAACATTTATAGTTTTCTAGCAGTTCCTCTTTTTCGGTGTTTGTTAAGAAATCTTCTATTTTCTTTTTTGTCATACGAAACACCCTTTCTTCTGACAAACGACGCAATAGAAAATATTTATTGTTTATTATAGCAATAATTTTTAAAGAAAGTATAGACTAACGTCGTAATAATTTGTCAATTTCTTGAATCTTCTCATCAGCTTTCCCAATTTGTGTATTTTTAGCCTGCTCACCACCAAGCGCTTGGTGCAGTAAGAAAGTCTGACCGGAAATAGCAGTCACAATGGATACTTTAATAATTTCTTTTATTAAGGTGACATCGAATAGAACGAGTCCAAGTAGTGCAGCTAAGCTACCAGTGAAAATATCAGTCAAAAACCCAAAGTGAAAAAAAGTTTTCAAACGGCGTGGAAGCAATAACTTGCCTTGGTTATTGATAAGATGGGAAACGAAACCAGTAATGCCACCAACGAGAACAGCAGTTAGCCATTGATACATTTCCATCGAATCCACTCCTTTTAGTGAATAAGATTCGATTCTTTTATATTGATTCCTTTTAATATTTCATAGAAGCATATTGAGAAAGTTTGTTTAGGTTTATTACGTATTCAATATAATTATAACAGAAAAATCTGATATCTTTTAGTCTATTATATGAAGCGGTTATTCCTTAATATGAATGTAGAAAGGGGTGCGTGATATGAATATAGATTATCGAATAAGAAGTGTAGATGGTTATACAAAAAATATAGGGGAATTAGTAAGCATGCTGGAGCATACGAGGGCTGTAACATTACAGGAAATAAACGATCTATCTGTTGAGCAATTAGATTTAATTATGACGAGTGGAGGGAATTCCATCGGAGCGTTACTAAAGCATATAGCAGCTATAGAAAAAGCTCATCAACTTATTTCATTTC includes these proteins:
- a CDS encoding aldo/keto reductase — encoded protein: MKYTKLQKAGLNISKLGLGTNAVGGHNLYADVNEEEGKRLIEEAIQQGITFFDTADSYGFGRSEELVGEVLKGKRHEVVLATKGGIQPLLNGEVYINNEPSYLRNAVENSLRRLQTDYIDLYYLHFTNPETSYIDSIGELNRLKEEGKIRAIGISNVNVEQLKEANQHGHIDVVQSPYNMLDRAAGEELLPYCIESGISFIPYGPLAFGILGGKYTEDFKLSEGDWRQSVNLFEENTYKSNFKKVEKLKGLAKEKNLEVSKLALAWLLNKKGIDTVIPGGKRAEQIRESVRAVDVSLNEKVMKEIGSILED
- a CDS encoding endo-alpha-N-acetylgalactosaminidase family protein; translated protein: MESKHFKRAFNTLLALVLIVPIFLVSMIVPLHVGANVSNPWVTISSGGNEINAIIEQNGKSYVRLGAGAGNDNGAKAAIFQDQNKIAKESGTMAYTFTPETSGEDTRFGFYPHYIDNNNFVFVGYDSLGWFYEYKYQGKGDWLKTRPNVPLPEAGTSHSIKIDYNKTTLNITLDGKDLFGPVTLSNDVNNLLTGKEAVKLGAFGGKNSQVLIELGNAPGDGGTDPGDEKLVDITDNKLEEGDLKIISGDGNVTYNEDGSATFGVTSTQKNRIVYNQMKAIKNGVFEADVTTNTDKMNRFGLIYRVQNPSTYTYVGTGDTNDQYFGETFGSINNWTSMTSNVPLKAKQTYHLRLVFMDDVATLYIDGKKVDSWTLTGGVDQAGLLGFEKSRGAADITISNVKIKEYSAPKPPDTPPVEDTLRSKYMDVTIDQVFPRIVKYKVGDKVMSGQEAPVYGLKVNGGLYYPKVNFEKLNDSEALYTLKVVDEMKNLDAVFKVSLKVNDNKVVYSFDEIKNNGSAKIETVEFADMNVISVNSEQKGAKAKLTNISTDVRKSGDVDVSVDSSMGEIGTSTKNYTAFLSTDELSAGVWSSSEVDGYKNLVANRYVNKNGAKAMGIGSSALYYQRDFMSEPQKNKPTIKIAIAKDLNNDNKTDWQDAAIAYRDIMQDIKGYQDVNNNVGMRIAMNFGSQAQQPFLKTADNVKKVALATDELGQAVILKGYANEGHDSGHPDYGDVGERMGGVKDLNTLIKEGRKYNTQFGVHINAQETYPEAKAFNNDFIDRPSSLGWGWLDQSYTINKLKDLYSGARAKRLDELKTAVPDLDFIYLDVWYQNQWESNRIADQFKDRGWRLTTEFGGSMANYSTWQHWATDKNYGGPESKGINSEVLRFISNHQRDSWVLNWPEVGGTADHPLLGGFELAGFEGWQSDKNFDNFIRMTFDTNLPTKFLQKYYVTNWTAVEGDKSKTNLEKEIKLKDPSNSDVVDVTRKDNSRERVITLNGNVILDGHTYLIPWVKQDFKNPTSDSEKLYHWNLEGGTTTWTLPDEYKNVSSVYVYKLTDLGRADMKEVKVVNNKVTLTASAATPYVVVPKRDKGLEILDYDWSKGAHIYDTGFNTGKVSAYTTIQGDNKAVSAVRTNQTGSNRNVSSGDYYLNIDSPSKDTTVSRVLTGLEPGKEYVAEVYVENNSDVKAGITVTGGKEDVNNYTLRSLQKNYVKADSHASNDGYNSKMQIMQVSFTAVTNKAKLTLSRDAGKGNTRFDDIRIVQKSLKNYASPTEFKQDFESVVQGIYPFVIGNTEGVEDNRIHLSELHAPYTQKGWAGKKLVDDVLGGNWSVKVNTGNKGLLYRTIPQNYRFEPGITYKVSFDYQTTATAFRFISGDQEIDVRDIASAKGLSVNNTLTASTDTKTAEFTVTGSENGQTYVGIFSDGTNLNGDTGAGTFILDNLRIERLAAGGQTQR
- a CDS encoding DUF4257 domain-containing protein, whose product is MEMYQWLTAVLVGGITGFVSHLINNQGKLLLPRRLKTFFHFGFLTDIFTGSLAALLGLVLFDVTLIKEIIKVSIVTAISGQTFLLHQALGGEQAKNTQIGKADEKIQEIDKLLRR
- the galT gene encoding UDP-glucose--hexose-1-phosphate uridylyltransferase, yielding MIYQAIQQLIDRAIEVQLIEKEDEIYTRNQILSLLRLDDFVVEASAPVKKAISELLEELIEYACMHKVIEAVMDEKEILASAIMDVFMSKPSVINSQFYEKYEQNPKAATNYFYELSKNSNYIQMKQIAKNINYKVNMEYGPIDITINLSKPEKDPKQIARERVLESTNYPKCLLCIENEGYRGRSGHPARSNHRMIRMNLTDESWFLQYSPYIYFNEHCIVLSSEHRDMKIDRQTFLRLLKFVEKFPHYFLGSNADLPIVGGSILTHDHYQGGNYEFAMANASNDLIFELTNFPKMQCSIIKWPMSVIRLRSNDIEQIVNAGEYILESWKGYSDPSVHIFAFTNDVLHNTITPIARYRNNMYELDLVLRNNRTSDEHPLGIFHPHAEIQHIKKENIGLIEVMGLAVLPARLKIELQEVEKFLLHIPSDIPTPHIRWAEQLKIKYDNRIHEQNVQEIIREEVGRKFIQALEDAGVFKRDEEGISAFKRFIQTLN
- a CDS encoding ArsR/SmtB family transcription factor, with protein sequence MRTLYHPNREEIQFSSVLYALSDQIRLQIVTMLLEKHEQSCGALNIPIAKSTLSHHFKVLRESGVMYTRLEGTQRFISIREDDLHTRFPGLLDVVIHATEPY